A genomic region of Acidimicrobiales bacterium contains the following coding sequences:
- a CDS encoding FAD-dependent oxidoreductase, which produces MSDLDLLVLGSGVAGLTAAVRAAEVHGMRVGVLTKGELAQATTRWAQGGVAAVLSGDPDSTDLHLADTLAAGAGLCDAEAVRVLVDEGPDRVHELISLGARFDRDAEGRLELAREGGHSLARVVHAGGAATGAE; this is translated from the coding sequence GTGAGCGACCTCGACCTCCTCGTCCTCGGCAGCGGGGTCGCCGGCCTCACCGCGGCCGTGCGGGCCGCCGAGGTGCACGGCATGCGGGTGGGCGTGCTGACGAAGGGCGAGCTGGCCCAGGCGACGACCCGGTGGGCCCAGGGCGGGGTGGCCGCCGTGCTCTCCGGCGACCCCGACTCGACCGACCTGCACCTGGCCGACACGCTGGCCGCCGGGGCCGGCCTGTGCGACGCCGAGGCCGTGCGGGTGCTGGTGGACGAGGGGCCCGACCGGGTGCACGAGCTGATCTCGCTGGGCGCCCGCTTCGACCGCGACGCCGAGGGCCGCCTGGAGCTGGCCAGGGAGGGCGGCCACTCGCTCGCCCGGGTCGTCCACGCCGGTGGTGCGGCCACCGGCGCGGAGAT
- the panC gene encoding pantoate--beta-alanine ligase, whose product MRVVTAAVALRDELDTARCAGRSVGLVPTMGALHDGHLSLVDRAASACDVVAVTVFVNPLQFGPSEDFAAYPRDLDRDVDLAAGAGATLVFAPPVEEMYQQPVLTTVAVADLSEPMEGAARPGHFDGVATVVAKLFAIAGRCRAYFGEKDFQQLSVVRRMAADLSFPVEVVGCPTVRAPDGLALSSRNAYLSADERDAAPVLHRALSAGAAAVLAGETDPAAVRDLVAAVVGAEPLVALDYAEVVDAATLRTPPVLAGELRLLVAARLGRARLIDNVGVTVPA is encoded by the coding sequence CTGGACACGGCCCGGTGCGCCGGCCGCTCCGTCGGCCTCGTCCCGACCATGGGCGCGCTGCACGACGGGCACCTGAGCCTGGTCGACCGGGCCGCCTCGGCCTGCGACGTGGTCGCGGTGACGGTGTTCGTCAACCCGCTCCAGTTCGGCCCGTCGGAGGACTTCGCCGCCTACCCCCGCGACCTCGACCGCGACGTCGACCTCGCCGCCGGCGCGGGGGCGACCCTGGTGTTCGCCCCGCCGGTCGAGGAGATGTACCAGCAGCCCGTGCTGACGACGGTGGCGGTGGCCGACCTCAGCGAGCCGATGGAGGGCGCGGCCCGGCCCGGCCACTTCGACGGGGTGGCGACCGTCGTCGCCAAGCTGTTCGCCATCGCCGGCCGGTGCCGGGCCTACTTCGGCGAGAAGGACTTCCAGCAGCTCTCCGTCGTCCGCCGCATGGCCGCCGACCTGTCGTTCCCGGTCGAGGTCGTCGGCTGCCCGACCGTCCGGGCCCCCGACGGGCTGGCCCTCTCCAGCCGCAACGCCTACCTGTCGGCCGACGAGCGCGACGCCGCGCCCGTCCTCCACCGCGCCCTGTCGGCCGGCGCCGCCGCCGTGCTGGCCGGCGAGACCGACCCGGCGGCGGTGCGCGACCTGGTCGCCGCCGTCGTCGGGGCCGAGCCCCTCGTCGCCCTCGACTACGCCGAGGTCGTCGACGCCGCCACCCTGCGCACCCCGCCCGTCCTCGCCGGGGAGCTGCGCCTGCTCGTCGCCGCCCGGCTGGGCCGGGCCCGCCTGATCGACAACGTCGGCGTGACGGTCCCGGCGTGA